The proteins below come from a single Streptomyces sp. M92 genomic window:
- the rpsE gene encoding 30S ribosomal protein S5 has protein sequence MAGPQRRGGGAGGGERRDRKGRDGGAAAAEKTAYVERVVAINRVAKVVKGGRRFSFTALVVVGDGDGTVGVGYGKAKEVPAAIAKGVEEAKKHFFKVPRIQGTIPHPIQGEKAAGVVLLKPASPGTGVIAGGPVRAVLECAGIHDVLSKSLGSDNQINIVHATVEALKGLQRPEEIAARRGLPLEDVAPAALLRARAGAGA, from the coding sequence ATGGCTGGACCCCAGCGCCGCGGTGGCGGTGCCGGTGGCGGCGAGCGGCGGGACCGGAAGGGCCGTGACGGCGGCGCAGCTGCCGCCGAGAAGACCGCTTACGTTGAGCGCGTCGTCGCGATCAACCGCGTCGCCAAGGTTGTGAAGGGTGGTCGTCGCTTCAGCTTCACCGCGCTGGTCGTGGTGGGCGACGGTGACGGCACCGTGGGTGTCGGATACGGCAAGGCCAAGGAGGTGCCGGCCGCCATCGCCAAGGGCGTTGAGGAGGCCAAGAAGCACTTCTTCAAGGTCCCCCGCATCCAGGGCACCATCCCGCACCCCATCCAGGGTGAGAAGGCTGCCGGCGTCGTGCTGCTCAAGCCCGCGTCCCCCGGTACCGGTGTTATCGCCGGTGGTCCGGTGCGCGCCGTGCTCGAGTGCGCCGGTATCCACGACGTGCTGTCGAAGTCGCTCGGCTCCGACAACCAGATCAACATCGTGCACGCGACCGTGGAGGCCCTGAAGGGCCTGCAGCGTCCCGAGGAGATCGCGGCCCGCCGCGGTCTGCCGCTCGAGGACGTCGCCCCCGCGGCTCTTCTCCGTGCGCGTGCCGGGGCGGGTGCGTAA
- the rplV gene encoding 50S ribosomal protein L22 — protein MEARAQARYIRVTPMKARRVVDLIRGMDATEAQAVLRFAPQAASVPVGKVLDSAIANAAHNYDHTDADSLFISEAYVDEGPTLKRFRPRAQGRAYRIRKRTSHITVVVSSKEGTR, from the coding sequence ATGGAAGCCAGGGCCCAGGCGCGGTACATCCGCGTCACGCCCATGAAGGCCCGCCGCGTGGTGGACCTCATCCGTGGCATGGATGCCACGGAGGCTCAGGCGGTCCTGCGTTTCGCCCCGCAGGCCGCGAGCGTGCCGGTCGGCAAGGTGCTGGACAGCGCCATTGCCAACGCCGCGCACAACTACGACCACACCGACGCCGACAGCCTCTTCATTTCCGAGGCCTACGTCGACGAGGGCCCGACCCTGAAGCGGTTCCGGCCGCGTGCCCAGGGCCGCGCCTACCGGATCCGCAAGCGGACCAGCCACATCACCGTGGTCGTCAGCAGCAAGGAAGGAACCCGGTAA
- the rplD gene encoding 50S ribosomal protein L4 has product MSTVDILSPAGDKAGTVELPAEIFDVEKVSIPLIHQVVVAQLAAARQGTHKTKTRGEVRGGGKKPYRQKGTGRARQGSTRAPQFAGGGVVHGPVPRDYSQRTPKKMKAAALRHALTDRARHNRIHVVSGVVEGDSPSTKAARTLFGKISERKNLLLVVDRADEAAWLSARNLPQIHILEPGQLNTYDVLVSDDVVFTQAAFESFVSGPKANDTEGSEA; this is encoded by the coding sequence ATGAGCACTGTTGACATCCTTTCGCCGGCGGGCGACAAGGCCGGCACCGTCGAGCTCCCCGCGGAGATCTTCGACGTTGAGAAGGTCAGCATCCCGCTGATCCACCAGGTCGTCGTCGCGCAGCTGGCCGCTGCCCGTCAGGGCACGCACAAGACCAAGACTCGTGGCGAGGTCCGCGGCGGTGGCAAGAAGCCGTACCGCCAGAAGGGCACCGGCCGCGCCCGTCAGGGCTCGACCCGCGCGCCGCAGTTCGCCGGTGGTGGCGTCGTGCACGGTCCCGTGCCGCGCGACTACTCGCAGCGCACCCCGAAGAAGATGAAGGCTGCCGCCCTGCGTCACGCCCTCACCGACCGGGCCCGTCACAACCGCATCCACGTCGTCTCCGGCGTCGTCGAGGGCGACAGCCCGTCGACGAAGGCCGCCCGGACGCTGTTCGGCAAGATCTCGGAGCGCAAGAACCTGCTCCTGGTCGTCGACCGCGCCGACGAGGCCGCGTGGCTGTCCGCCCGCAACCTGCCCCAGATCCACATCCTGGAGCCGGGCCAGCTGAACACGTACGACGTTCTCGTCTCGGACGACGTGGTCTTCACCCAGGCCGCCTTCGAGTCCTTCGTGTCCGGCCCGAAGGCCAATGACACCGAAGGGAGCGAGGCCTGA
- the rplB gene encoding 50S ribosomal protein L2: MGIRKYKPTTPGRRGSSVADFVEVTRSTPEKSLVRPLHSKGGRNNAGRVTVRHQGGGHKRAYRVIDFRRHDKDGVPAKVAHIEYDPNRTARIALLHYADGEKRYILAPRNLQQGDRVENGPGADIKPGNNLALRNIPVGTTIHAIELRPGGGAKFARSAGASVQLLAKEGQMAHLRMPSGEIRLVDVRCRATVGEVGNAEQSNINWGKAGRKRWLGVRPTVRGVVMNPVDHPHGGGEGRTSGGRHPVSPWGKKEGRTRSPKKASNKYIVRRRKTNKKR; encoded by the coding sequence ATGGGAATCCGCAAGTACAAGCCGACGACGCCGGGCCGCCGTGGCTCCTCCGTCGCCGACTTCGTCGAGGTCACGCGGTCCACGCCGGAGAAGTCGCTGGTCCGCCCGCTGCACAGCAAGGGCGGCCGTAACAACGCCGGTCGTGTGACCGTTCGCCACCAGGGTGGCGGACACAAGCGCGCCTACCGCGTGATCGACTTCCGTCGTCACGACAAGGACGGCGTGCCGGCGAAGGTCGCGCACATCGAGTACGACCCCAACCGCACCGCGCGTATCGCGCTGCTGCACTACGCCGACGGCGAGAAGCGCTACATCCTCGCCCCGCGCAACCTGCAGCAGGGCGACCGCGTCGAGAACGGTCCCGGGGCCGACATCAAGCCGGGCAACAACCTGGCCCTCCGCAACATCCCGGTCGGTACCACGATCCACGCGATCGAGCTCCGTCCCGGTGGCGGTGCCAAGTTCGCCCGCTCCGCCGGTGCCTCCGTGCAGCTGCTCGCGAAGGAGGGCCAGATGGCCCACCTGCGCATGCCGTCCGGAGAGATCCGCCTGGTCGACGTGCGCTGCCGCGCCACCGTCGGCGAGGTCGGCAACGCCGAGCAGAGCAACATCAACTGGGGCAAGGCGGGCCGCAAGCGGTGGCTGGGCGTTCGCCCGACCGTCCGTGGTGTGGTCATGAACCCGGTGGACCACCCGCACGGTGGTGGTGAGGGCCGGACCTCCGGTGGTCGTCACCCCGTGTCCCCGTGGGGCAAGAAGGAAGGCCGTACTCGTTCGCCCAAGAAGGCGTCGAACAAGTACATCGTCCGCCGCCGCAAGACGAACAAGAAGCGCTAA
- the rpsS gene encoding 30S ribosomal protein S19: MPRSLKKGPFVDDHLIKKVDTQNEAGTKNVIKTWSRRSMIVPAMLGHTIAVHNGKTHIPVFVTESMVGHKLGEFSPTRTFRGHVKDDRKSKRR, from the coding sequence ATGCCTCGTAGCTTGAAGAAGGGACCCTTCGTCGACGACCACCTGATCAAGAAGGTGGACACGCAGAACGAAGCCGGTACCAAGAACGTCATCAAGACCTGGTCCCGTCGCTCGATGATCGTCCCGGCGATGCTCGGCCACACGATCGCGGTGCACAACGGCAAGACCCACATCCCGGTGTTTGTCACCGAGTCCATGGTCGGCCACAAGCTCGGCGAGTTCTCGCCGACGCGCACCTTCCGGGGTCACGTCAAGGACGACCGGAAGTCGAAGCGCCGCTAG
- the rplW gene encoding 50S ribosomal protein L23 — translation MAIRHPAIASKAAKKAKEARVKKARRHAAEGKNTVVTPASKSFTDPRDVLLKPVVSEKSYALLDENKYTFIVAPGSNKTEIKEAVQAVFSVKVTGVNTINRQGKRKRTRTGFGKRADSKRAIVTLAEGDRIDIFGGPTS, via the coding sequence ATGGCCATCCGTCACCCCGCCATCGCCTCCAAGGCCGCGAAGAAGGCCAAGGAAGCGCGCGTCAAGAAGGCGCGTCGGCACGCCGCCGAAGGCAAGAACACCGTCGTCACCCCGGCGAGCAAGTCGTTCACGGACCCCCGTGACGTGCTGCTGAAGCCGGTCGTGTCCGAGAAGAGCTACGCGCTCCTCGACGAGAACAAGTACACGTTCATCGTCGCGCCGGGCTCCAACAAGACCGAGATCAAGGAGGCCGTCCAGGCGGTCTTCTCGGTCAAGGTCACCGGGGTCAACACGATCAACCGCCAGGGCAAGCGCAAGCGGACCCGCACGGGCTTCGGCAAGCGTGCCGACAGCAAGCGCGCGATCGTGACCCTTGCCGAGGGCGACCGTATCGACATCTTCGGCGGTCCGACCTCCTGA
- the rplC gene encoding 50S ribosomal protein L3 — MNKQIKGILGEKLGMTQVWDENNRVVPVTVVKAGPNVVTQVRTNDVDGYESVQIAFGEIDPRKVNKPLKGHFAKADVTPRRHLVEIRTADAAEYTLGQEVTAEVFEAGIKVDVTGKSKGKGFAGVMKRHNFKGLGAGHGTQRKHRSPGSIGGCATPGRVFKGLRMAGRMGNERVTTQNLTVHAVDAEKGLLLIKGAVPGPNGGLVLVRTAAKGA, encoded by the coding sequence ATGAACAAGCAGATCAAGGGCATCCTGGGCGAGAAGCTCGGCATGACGCAGGTGTGGGACGAGAACAACCGTGTTGTTCCGGTCACCGTCGTCAAGGCCGGCCCCAACGTCGTCACCCAGGTCCGCACGAACGACGTCGACGGCTACGAGTCCGTCCAGATCGCGTTCGGCGAGATCGACCCGCGCAAGGTGAACAAGCCCCTCAAGGGTCACTTCGCCAAGGCCGACGTCACCCCCCGCCGCCACCTCGTCGAGATCCGCACGGCCGACGCCGCCGAGTACACGCTCGGCCAGGAAGTCACCGCCGAGGTCTTCGAGGCCGGCATCAAGGTCGACGTGACCGGCAAGAGCAAGGGCAAGGGCTTCGCCGGTGTCATGAAGCGTCACAACTTCAAGGGCCTCGGCGCCGGACACGGCACCCAGCGCAAGCACCGCTCGCCCGGTTCCATCGGTGGCTGCGCCACCCCGGGCCGCGTGTTCAAGGGCCTCCGCATGGCCGGCCGTATGGGCAACGAGCGGGTCACCACCCAGAACCTGACCGTCCACGCCGTTGACGCGGAGAAGGGTCTGCTGCTCATCAAGGGCGCGGTTCCCGGTCCGAACGGCGGCCTCGTCCTGGTCCGCACCGCGGCCAAGGGGGCCTGA
- the rplN gene encoding 50S ribosomal protein L14 → MIQQESRLRVADNTGAKEILCIRVLGGSGRRYAGIGDVIVATVKDAIPGGNVKKGDVIKAVIVRTVKERRRPDGSYIRFDENAAVILKNDGDPRGTRIFGPVGRELREKKFMKIISLAPEVL, encoded by the coding sequence GTGATCCAGCAGGAGTCGCGACTGCGCGTCGCCGACAACACTGGTGCGAAGGAAATTCTTTGCATCCGTGTGCTCGGTGGCTCCGGTCGCCGCTACGCGGGCATCGGTGACGTCATCGTCGCCACCGTCAAGGACGCGATCCCCGGTGGCAACGTGAAGAAGGGTGACGTCATCAAGGCGGTCATCGTTCGCACCGTCAAGGAGCGTCGCCGTCCGGATGGCTCGTACATCCGCTTCGACGAGAACGCCGCCGTCATTCTGAAGAACGACGGCGACCCCCGCGGCACCCGTATCTTCGGCCCCGTCGGCCGTGAGCTGCGCGAGAAGAAGTTCATGAAGATCATCTCCCTCGCGCCGGAGGTGCTGTGA
- the rplX gene encoding 50S ribosomal protein L24 has product MKIKKGDLVQVITGKDKGKQGKVIAAFPREDRVLVEGVNRVKKHTKAGPTARGSQAGGIVTTEAPIHVSNVQLVVEKDGNKVVTRVGYRFDDEGNKIRVAKRTGEDI; this is encoded by the coding sequence ATGAAGATCAAGAAGGGCGACCTGGTCCAGGTCATCACCGGCAAGGACAAGGGCAAGCAGGGCAAGGTCATCGCGGCCTTCCCCCGCGAGGACCGCGTCCTGGTCGAGGGTGTCAACCGGGTCAAGAAGCACACCAAGGCCGGGCCGACCGCTCGCGGTTCGCAGGCCGGCGGCATCGTCACCACCGAGGCCCCGATCCACGTCTCCAACGTCCAGCTGGTCGTGGAGAAGGACGGCAACAAGGTTGTGACCCGCGTCGGTTACCGCTTCGACGACGAAGGCAACAAGATCCGCGTTGCCAAGCGGACGGGTGAGGACATCTGA
- the gdhA gene encoding NADP-specific glutamate dehydrogenase, with amino-acid sequence MTTRSDTTTALNRLLAEIEHRNPAQPEFHQAAHEVLETLAPVIAARPEYAEPGLIERLVEPERQVIFRVPWQDDQGRVHVNRGFRVEFNSALGPYKGGLRFHSSVNLGVIKFLGFEQIFKNALTGLGIGGGKGGSDFDPHGRSDAEVMRFCQSFMTELYRHIGEHTDVPAGDIGVGGREIGYLFGQYRRITNRWEAGVLTGKGQGWGGSLIRPEATGYGNVLFAAAMMRERGEDLEGQTAVVSGSGNVAIYTIEKLAALGANAVTCSDSSGYVVDEKGIDLDLLKQIKEVERGRVDAYAKRRGASARFVPGGRVWEVPADIALPSATQNELDEADAETLIRNGVKAVSEGANMPTTPEAVHLLQKAGVAFGPGKAANAGGVAVSALEMAQNHARTSWTAARVEEELTHIMNDIHTTCHETAERYDAPGDYVTGANIAGFERVADAMLAQGVI; translated from the coding sequence GTGACGACGCGATCCGACACCACGACCGCGCTCAACCGACTCCTCGCCGAGATCGAGCACCGCAACCCGGCCCAGCCCGAGTTCCACCAGGCCGCCCACGAGGTCCTGGAAACGCTCGCGCCGGTGATCGCGGCCCGCCCCGAGTACGCGGAGCCGGGCCTCATCGAGCGGCTCGTCGAGCCTGAGCGCCAGGTGATCTTCCGGGTGCCGTGGCAGGACGACCAGGGCCGCGTCCACGTCAACCGGGGCTTCCGCGTCGAGTTCAACAGCGCGCTGGGCCCGTACAAGGGCGGCCTGCGCTTCCACTCCTCCGTGAACCTGGGCGTCATCAAGTTCCTGGGCTTCGAGCAGATCTTCAAGAACGCCCTGACCGGCCTCGGCATCGGCGGCGGCAAGGGCGGCAGCGACTTCGACCCGCACGGACGCAGCGACGCGGAGGTCATGCGGTTCTGCCAGTCGTTCATGACGGAGCTGTACCGGCACATCGGCGAGCACACGGACGTCCCGGCCGGTGACATCGGCGTCGGCGGCCGCGAGATCGGCTACCTCTTCGGCCAGTACCGCCGCATCACCAACCGCTGGGAGGCCGGCGTACTGACCGGCAAGGGCCAGGGCTGGGGCGGCTCGCTGATCCGCCCGGAGGCGACGGGCTACGGCAACGTGCTCTTCGCGGCGGCGATGATGCGGGAGCGCGGCGAGGACCTGGAGGGCCAGACCGCGGTCGTCTCGGGCTCCGGCAACGTGGCGATCTACACCATCGAGAAGCTGGCCGCCCTCGGCGCCAACGCCGTCACCTGCTCGGACTCCTCCGGCTACGTCGTCGACGAGAAGGGCATCGACCTCGACCTGCTGAAGCAGATCAAGGAGGTCGAGCGCGGCCGCGTCGACGCCTACGCCAAGCGCCGGGGTGCCTCGGCCCGCTTCGTGCCCGGCGGCCGCGTCTGGGAGGTCCCGGCGGACATCGCCCTCCCGTCGGCCACGCAGAACGAGCTGGACGAGGCCGACGCCGAGACCCTGATCCGCAACGGCGTCAAGGCGGTCTCCGAGGGCGCCAACATGCCGACGACCCCCGAGGCCGTCCACCTCCTCCAGAAGGCCGGCGTCGCCTTCGGCCCCGGCAAGGCGGCCAACGCGGGCGGCGTCGCGGTCAGCGCCCTGGAGATGGCGCAGAACCACGCGCGTACGTCCTGGACGGCGGCGCGCGTCGAGGAGGAGCTGACGCACATCATGAACGACATCCACACCACCTGCCACGAGACCGCCGAGCGCTACGACGCCCCCGGCGACTACGTCACCGGCGCGAACATCGCGGGCTTCGAGCGGGTGGCGGACGCGATGCTGGCGCAGGGCGTGATCTGA
- the rpsH gene encoding 30S ribosomal protein S8 — protein sequence MTMTDPIADMLTRLRNANSAYHDSVTMPASKIKSHIAEILQQEGFITGWKTEDAEVGKNLVLELKFGPNRERSIAGIKRISKPGLRVYAKSTNLPKVLGGLGVAIISTSHGLLTDKQAGKKGVGGEVLAYVW from the coding sequence ATGACCATGACTGATCCGATCGCAGACATGCTTACGCGTCTGCGGAACGCGAACTCGGCGTACCACGACTCCGTGACGATGCCGGCGTCCAAGATCAAGTCTCACATCGCGGAGATCCTCCAGCAGGAGGGCTTCATCACGGGCTGGAAGACCGAGGACGCCGAGGTCGGCAAGAACCTCGTCCTCGAGCTGAAGTTCGGCCCGAACCGTGAGCGCTCCATCGCGGGCATCAAGCGGATCTCCAAGCCCGGTCTCCGGGTGTACGCGAAGTCCACCAACCTGCCCAAGGTGCTGGGCGGCCTCGGCGTGGCGATCATCTCCACGTCGCACGGGCTCCTCACCGACAAGCAGGCCGGCAAGAAGGGCGTGGGTGGGGAAGTCCTCGCCTACGTCTGGTAG
- the rplF gene encoding 50S ribosomal protein L6 yields MSRIGKLPIAVPAGVDVTIDGRTVSVKGPKGTLTHTVVAPIDIAKGEDGVLNVTRPNEERQSKALHGLSRTLVANMITGVTQGYVKKLEISGVGYRVVAKGSNLEFSLGYSHPITVEAPEGITFKVESPTRFSVEGIDKQKVGEVAANIRKLRKPDPYKAKGVKYEGEVIRRKVGKAGK; encoded by the coding sequence ATGTCGCGCATCGGCAAGCTCCCCATCGCGGTTCCCGCCGGCGTGGACGTCACCATCGACGGCCGTACGGTTTCGGTCAAGGGCCCCAAGGGCACGCTGACCCACACCGTCGTGGCACCGATCGACATCGCCAAGGGTGAGGACGGCGTTCTGAACGTCACCCGCCCCAACGAAGAGCGTCAGAGCAAGGCCCTGCACGGCCTGTCCCGCACGCTGGTGGCGAACATGATCACCGGCGTGACCCAGGGTTACGTGAAGAAGCTCGAGATCAGCGGTGTCGGTTACCGCGTTGTCGCCAAGGGTTCGAACCTGGAGTTCTCCCTGGGCTACAGCCACCCGATCACCGTCGAGGCCCCCGAGGGCATCACCTTCAAGGTGGAGTCCCCGACCCGCTTCTCGGTCGAGGGCATCGACAAGCAGAAGGTCGGCGAGGTTGCGGCCAACATCCGCAAGCTGCGCAAGCCCGACCCGTACAAGGCCAAGGGCGTCAAGTACGAGGGCGAAGTCATCCGCCGCAAGGTCGGAAAGGCGGGTAAGTAA
- the rplR gene encoding 50S ribosomal protein L18 → MAYGQKILKGDAYKRAAIKRRHIRIRKNLSGTAERPRLVVTRSNRHIVAQVIDDLKGHTLASASTLDSSIRGGEADKSAQAKQVGALVAERAKAAGVEAVVFDRGGNQYAGRIAALADAAREAGLKF, encoded by the coding sequence ATGGCATACGGGCAGAAGATCCTCAAGGGCGACGCCTACAAGCGCGCCGCGATCAAGCGCCGTCACATCCGGATTCGCAAGAATCTCTCGGGTACGGCGGAGCGTCCCCGTCTGGTCGTTACTCGCTCGAACCGCCACATCGTGGCCCAGGTGATCGACGACCTCAAGGGTCACACCCTTGCGTCGGCGTCCACCCTGGACAGCTCGATCCGTGGCGGCGAGGCCGACAAGTCCGCGCAGGCCAAGCAGGTCGGCGCCCTGGTCGCCGAGCGCGCCAAGGCCGCGGGTGTCGAGGCCGTCGTGTTCGACCGCGGTGGCAACCAGTACGCCGGGCGCATCGCCGCTCTGGCGGACGCCGCCCGCGAAGCCGGTCTGAAGTTCTGA
- the rpsQ gene encoding 30S ribosomal protein S17 has translation MSENNVTEETKAARGFRKTREGLVVSDKMDKTVVVAVEDRVKHALYGKVIRRTEKLKAHDEQNAAGVGDRVLLMETRPLSATKRWRVVEILEKAK, from the coding sequence ATGAGCGAGAACAACGTGACTGAAGAGACGAAGGCCGCCCGCGGCTTCCGCAAGACCCGCGAGGGTCTGGTCGTCAGCGACAAGATGGACAAGACCGTCGTCGTCGCCGTCGAGGACCGCGTCAAGCACGCGCTGTACGGCAAGGTCATCCGCCGTACGGAGAAGCTCAAGGCGCACGACGAGCAGAACGCCGCCGGTGTCGGCGACCGCGTCCTCCTCATGGAGACCCGGCCGCTGTCCGCGACGAAGCGCTGGCGCGTCGTCGAGATCCTCGAGAAGGCCAAGTAA
- the rpmC gene encoding 50S ribosomal protein L29 — protein MSAGTKASELRELGNEELLAKLREAKEELFNLRFQAATGQLENHGRLKAVRKDIARIYTLMRERELGIETVENA, from the coding sequence ATGTCGGCCGGTACCAAGGCGTCCGAGCTGCGCGAGCTGGGCAACGAGGAGCTTCTCGCGAAGCTCCGCGAGGCCAAGGAAGAGCTGTTCAACCTCCGCTTCCAGGCGGCCACGGGTCAGCTCGAGAACCACGGCCGTCTCAAGGCGGTCCGCAAGGACATCGCCCGGATCTACACCCTCATGCGTGAGCGTGAGCTCGGCATCGAGACGGTGGAGAACGCCTGA
- the rplE gene encoding 50S ribosomal protein L5: protein MTTTTTPRLKTKYREEIAGKLREEFSYENVMQVPGLVKIVVNMGVGDAARDSKLIEGAIRDLTTITGQKPAVTKARKSIAQFKLREGQPIGAHVTLRGDRMWEFLDRTLSLALPRIRDFRGLSPKQFDGRGNYTFGLTEQVMFHEIDQDKIDRVRGMDITVVTTATNDAEGRALLRHLGFPFKEA, encoded by the coding sequence ATGACGACCACCACCACTCCGCGTCTGAAGACGAAGTACCGCGAGGAGATCGCCGGCAAGCTGCGTGAGGAGTTCTCGTACGAGAACGTCATGCAGGTTCCGGGCCTCGTCAAGATCGTGGTCAACATGGGTGTGGGCGACGCCGCCCGCGACTCCAAGCTGATCGAGGGCGCCATCCGCGACCTCACCACGATCACCGGTCAGAAGCCGGCCGTCACCAAGGCCCGCAAGTCCATCGCGCAGTTCAAGCTGCGTGAGGGTCAGCCGATCGGTGCCCACGTCACGCTCCGTGGCGACCGCATGTGGGAGTTCCTGGACCGCACCCTGTCGCTCGCGCTGCCGCGCATCCGCGACTTCCGCGGCCTGTCCCCCAAGCAGTTCGACGGCCGTGGCAACTACACCTTCGGTCTCACGGAGCAGGTCATGTTCCACGAGATCGACCAGGACAAGATCGACCGCGTCCGGGGTATGGACATCACCGTGGTGACCACGGCGACCAACGACGCTGAGGGCCGCGCGCTCCTTCGTCACCTCGGCTTCCCGTTCAAGGAGGCGTGA
- a CDS encoding type Z 30S ribosomal protein S14: MAKKALIAKAARKPKFGVRGYTRCQRCGRPHSVYRKFGLCRVCLREMAHRGELPGVTKSSW; the protein is encoded by the coding sequence ATGGCGAAGAAGGCTCTGATCGCTAAGGCTGCTCGCAAGCCCAAGTTCGGTGTGCGTGGCTACACCCGCTGCCAGCGCTGCGGCCGCCCGCACTCCGTCTACCGCAAGTTCGGCCTGTGCCGCGTGTGCCTTCGTGAGATGGCTCACCGCGGCGAGCTGCCGGGCGTGACCAAGAGCTCCTGGTAA
- the rpsC gene encoding 30S ribosomal protein S3 yields MGQKVNPHGFRLGVTTDFKSRWYADKLYKDYVKEDVAIRRMMTSGMERAGISKVEIERTRDRVRVDIHTARPGIVIGRRGAEADRIRGDLEKLTGKQVQLNILEVKNPETDAQLVAQAVAEQLSSRVSFRRAMRKSMQSAMKAGAKGIKIQCGGRLGGAEMSRSEFYREGRVPLHTLRANVDYGFFEAKTTFGRIGVKVWIYKGDVKNIAEVRAENAAARAGNRPARGGNDRPARGGRGGERRGRKPQQQSAPAAEAPKAEAPAAAAPAESTGTEA; encoded by the coding sequence ATGGGCCAGAAGGTAAACCCGCACGGGTTCCGGCTCGGTGTCACGACCGACTTCAAGTCGCGTTGGTACGCCGACAAGCTGTACAAGGACTACGTCAAGGAAGACGTCGCCATCCGACGGATGATGACGTCCGGCATGGAGCGCGCCGGCATCTCCAAGGTCGAGATCGAGCGCACCCGTGACCGCGTGCGGGTGGACATCCACACCGCTCGTCCGGGCATCGTCATCGGCCGCCGCGGCGCCGAGGCCGACCGCATCCGCGGTGACCTCGAGAAGCTCACCGGCAAGCAGGTCCAGCTGAACATCCTCGAGGTCAAGAACCCCGAGACCGACGCTCAGCTGGTTGCCCAGGCCGTCGCCGAGCAGCTCTCCTCCCGCGTCTCCTTCCGCCGTGCCATGCGCAAGAGCATGCAGTCGGCGATGAAGGCCGGCGCCAAGGGCATCAAGATCCAGTGCGGTGGCCGCCTCGGCGGCGCCGAGATGTCCCGCTCGGAGTTCTACCGCGAGGGCCGTGTGCCCCTGCACACGCTCCGCGCGAACGTGGACTACGGCTTCTTCGAGGCCAAGACGACCTTCGGCCGCATCGGTGTGAAGGTCTGGATCTACAAGGGCGACGTCAAGAACATCGCCGAGGTCCGCGCCGAGAACGCCGCCGCCCGTGCGGGCAACCGCCCGGCTCGTGGTGGCAACGACCGCCCGGCCCGTGGTGGCCGCGGTGGCGAGCGTCGCGGGCGCAAGCCGCAGCAGCAGTCGGCTCCGGCCGCCGAGGCCCCCAAGGCCGAGGCGCCCGCCGCTGCCGCTCCGGCTGAGAGCACCGGAACGGAGGCCTGA
- the rpsJ gene encoding 30S ribosomal protein S10 → MAGQKIRIRLKAYDHEVIDSSAKKIVETVTRTGASVAGPVPLPTEKNVYCVIKSPHKYKDSREHFEMRTHKRLIDILDPTPKTVDSLMRLDLPAGVDIEIKL, encoded by the coding sequence ATGGCGGGACAGAAGATCCGCATCCGGCTCAAGGCCTACGACCACGAGGTCATCGACTCCTCGGCGAAGAAGATCGTCGAGACGGTGACCCGCACTGGTGCGTCGGTCGCGGGCCCGGTGCCGCTGCCCACTGAGAAGAACGTGTACTGCGTCATCAAGTCGCCGCACAAGTACAAGGACTCGCGCGAGCACTTCGAGATGCGCACGCACAAGCGCCTGATCGACATCCTCGACCCGACCCCCAAGACCGTTGACTCTCTGATGCGACTCGACCTCCCGGCCGGTGTCGACATCGAGATCAAGCTCTGA
- the rplP gene encoding 50S ribosomal protein L16 yields MLIPRRVKHRKQHHPKRRGLAKGGTQVAFGEYGIQALTPAYVTNRQIEAARIAMTRHIKRGGKVWINIYPDRPLTKKPAETRMGSGKGSPEWWIANVHPGRVMFELSYPNEKIAREALTRAAHKLPMKCRIVKREAGEA; encoded by the coding sequence ATGCTGATCCCCCGTAGGGTCAAGCACCGCAAGCAGCACCACCCGAAGCGCCGTGGTCTGGCCAAGGGCGGTACGCAGGTTGCGTTCGGCGAGTACGGCATCCAGGCCCTCACGCCGGCGTACGTGACCAACCGCCAGATCGAGGCGGCCCGTATCGCGATGACCCGCCACATCAAGCGTGGCGGCAAGGTCTGGATCAACATCTACCCGGACCGCCCGCTCACGAAGAAGCCGGCCGAGACCCGCATGGGTTCCGGTAAGGGTTCTCCGGAGTGGTGGATCGCGAACGTGCACCCGGGTCGGGTCATGTTCGAGCTGTCCTACCCCAACGAGAAGATCGCCCGTGAGGCGCTGACTCGTGCGGCCCACAAGCTGCCGATGAAGTGCCGGATCGTCAAGCGCGAGGCAGGTGAAGCGTGA